In Lacrimispora indolis DSM 755, a genomic segment contains:
- a CDS encoding phage holin family protein, with product MELAFRGRYHWTMFLSGGIWDTGIFQKGTETKTNCIRDAVIIGFLPNEFISIVENAGLMGLPLPAILVKAIDRDNPGLFSIGGIYERCKMPD from the coding sequence ATGGAGCTGGCGTTTCGTGGCCGTTATCATTGGACCATGTTTTTGTCAGGCGGCATCTGGGATACCGGGATCTTCCAGAAGGGTACTGAGACAAAGACCAACTGCATAAGAGATGCGGTCATTATAGGATTCCTGCCAAACGAGTTCATATCCATCGTGGAGAATGCTGGACTTATGGGACTGCCTCTTCCGGCCATTCTTGTGAAGGCGATAGACCGGGACAATCCTGGGCTTTTTTCGATTGGAGGAATCTATGAACGTTGTAAAATGCCTGATTGA
- a CDS encoding GntR family transcriptional regulator, which translates to MAEDSGKAKYYVLMEELKKDIVSGKRKPGDRLPSEHELSASCHVSRHTVRKALSILEQEGFIEAEHGRGTFVSRKAGRKKGSGNIAVITTYLSDYIFPRLIQGIDSVLTANGYSIILKNTGNSRLKESKCLEEILGKDVDGLIIEPSKSEIMCGHKGLYDKLDFYQIPYVFIQGCYAHMKNKPHILMDDCMGGYLVTKHLIQLGHKHILGIFKADDSQGRDRHKGYVKALQEAGFFYDPDMVVWFHTEDRTSKPSGALRLKLEEGVIVDGIVCYNDQIAFEVMKTIEKSGLSVPQDISVTGYDNSFIAENGLVKLTTIAHPQERLGAMAAELLLEKMNQIPDEESKVERILKPELIIRESCRDRRP; encoded by the coding sequence ATGGCCGAAGACAGCGGAAAGGCAAAGTATTATGTGTTAATGGAAGAACTGAAAAAGGATATTGTTTCAGGAAAGCGGAAACCGGGGGACCGCCTGCCTTCGGAACATGAGCTGTCGGCCTCCTGCCATGTCAGCCGTCATACGGTGAGAAAAGCGCTGTCCATTCTGGAACAGGAAGGGTTTATTGAGGCAGAGCATGGCCGTGGAACCTTTGTTTCCAGGAAGGCAGGAAGGAAAAAAGGATCAGGGAACATCGCAGTCATCACCACCTACTTATCAGATTACATTTTCCCCAGGCTGATCCAGGGGATCGACAGCGTGCTCACGGCAAACGGCTACAGCATCATATTAAAAAATACGGGGAACAGCAGGCTGAAGGAAAGCAAGTGCCTGGAAGAAATCCTGGGAAAGGACGTTGACGGGCTCATCATTGAACCAAGTAAAAGTGAGATCATGTGCGGCCATAAAGGACTTTATGACAAGCTGGATTTTTACCAGATCCCTTATGTGTTCATTCAGGGCTGTTATGCCCACATGAAAAACAAGCCCCATATTCTGATGGATGACTGTATGGGCGGGTATCTGGTGACAAAGCATCTGATCCAATTGGGGCACAAGCACATTCTGGGGATATTCAAGGCCGATGACAGCCAGGGAAGGGACCGCCACAAGGGCTATGTAAAGGCCCTTCAGGAGGCAGGATTTTTTTATGATCCGGATATGGTGGTCTGGTTCCATACGGAGGACCGGACGTCAAAGCCATCGGGTGCTTTAAGGCTAAAGCTGGAAGAAGGAGTCATTGTGGACGGAATCGTCTGCTACAATGACCAGATTGCCTTTGAAGTGATGAAGACCATTGAAAAAAGCGGGCTTTCCGTGCCCCAGGATATTTCCGTGACAGGCTATGACAATTCCTTTATTGCAGAAAACGGACTGGTAAAGCTGACAACTATCGCCCACCCCCAGGAGCGCTTAGGGGCCATGGCGGCGGAGCTTCTTTTGGAAAAGATGAACCAGATCCCTGATGAGGAAAGCAAGGTGGAGCGGATTTTAAAGCCGGAGCTGATCATCCGGGAATCCTGCAGGGACCGGCGGCCTTAA
- a CDS encoding L-ribulose-5-phosphate 4-epimerase codes for MLEELKKRVYDANMELPKRGLITYTWGNVSGIDRDQGLFVIKPSGVDYDVLTPEDMVVMDLEGNQVEGKLRPSSDTATHLELYKAFKEVGGIVHTHSPMATAWAQAGRAIPCYGTTHGDYFYGEIPCARNLTEQEIEDGYEKNTGTVIIETFQGINPMHVPGVLCKNHGPFTWGKDAADAVHNAVVLEEIAKMNLMTEILNPSVLPAPQCMQDKHFMRKHGPNAYYGQKKES; via the coding sequence ATGCTGGAAGAATTGAAAAAGCGTGTATACGATGCAAACATGGAGCTGCCGAAAAGGGGGCTTATTACTTATACCTGGGGAAATGTCAGCGGGATTGACCGGGATCAGGGGCTTTTTGTGATCAAGCCCAGCGGGGTGGATTATGATGTGCTCACCCCTGAAGACATGGTGGTCATGGATCTTGAAGGCAACCAGGTGGAAGGAAAATTAAGGCCGTCCTCTGATACGGCCACCCATCTGGAGCTTTATAAGGCTTTTAAGGAAGTCGGCGGGATCGTCCATACCCATTCTCCCATGGCCACAGCCTGGGCCCAGGCCGGAAGAGCAATCCCCTGCTATGGGACCACCCATGGGGATTATTTCTACGGGGAAATCCCCTGTGCCAGAAATCTCACGGAACAAGAGATTGAGGACGGATATGAGAAGAATACGGGAACCGTGATCATCGAGACCTTCCAGGGAATAAATCCCATGCACGTCCCTGGGGTTTTGTGCAAAAACCATGGGCCCTTTACCTGGGGAAAGGATGCGGCCGATGCAGTACACAACGCCGTTGTGCTGGAGGAGATCGCTAAAATGAATCTGATGACCGAGATTTTAAACCCTTCGGTTTTACCGGCGCCCCAGTGCATGCAGGATAAGCATTTTATGCGCAAGCATGGGCCGAATGCCTATTACGGCCAGAAAAAGGAATCATAA
- a CDS encoding xylulokinase gives MNEKQIGAAIREGRTALGIELGSTRIKAVLVDEDHNPIASGSHDWENQYVDGVWTYSIPDIWAGLQESYKNMADEVKERYGETLTTVGAICFSAMMHGYMAFDKEGELLVPFRTWRNTMTGEASEKLTKLFSFSIPQRWSIAHLYQAILNKEEHVPRIDYLVTLEGYVHWKLTGERVLGIGDCAGMFPVDSASKDFHGRMIRQFDELVAPHQFPWKFRDIMPKVMTAGERAGILTGEGARLLDPSGNLKSGIPLCPPEGDAGTGMTATNSVAKRTGNVSAGTSVFAMVVLEQELSKVYPEIDMVTTPAGDMVAMVHCNNCTSDLNAWVSLFEEFAGTMGMKTDKNTLFSTLYQKALEGDKDGGGMLSYGYLSGEHITHFEEGRPVFIRTPESRFTLSNFMRVHLYTALGALKMGMDILFEEGVRLNVLLGHGGLFKTREVGQRIMAAAVGVPVSVMETAGEGGAWGAALLASFMLRKEEGETLDHYLAEKVFKTNGGTRLEPDPEDAAGFQVFMERYRNGLSIERAAVDSLK, from the coding sequence ATGAATGAAAAACAAATAGGGGCTGCCATCCGGGAAGGAAGGACCGCCCTGGGGATCGAGCTTGGCTCCACAAGGATCAAGGCCGTACTGGTAGATGAAGACCATAACCCAATTGCTTCCGGAAGCCATGACTGGGAAAACCAGTACGTAGACGGGGTCTGGACCTATTCCATCCCGGATATCTGGGCTGGGTTACAGGAGAGCTATAAGAATATGGCAGATGAGGTAAAGGAGAGGTATGGGGAAACGCTTACCACCGTAGGGGCCATCTGCTTTTCCGCCATGATGCACGGGTATATGGCATTTGACAAGGAGGGAGAGCTTCTGGTTCCTTTCCGGACATGGAGAAATACCATGACAGGGGAGGCCTCGGAAAAGCTGACAAAGCTGTTTTCCTTTAGCATTCCCCAGAGATGGAGCATTGCCCATTTATATCAGGCGATCCTTAACAAGGAGGAGCATGTGCCAAGGATCGATTACCTGGTCACTCTGGAAGGTTATGTTCATTGGAAGCTGACGGGAGAGCGGGTTCTTGGAATCGGAGACTGTGCGGGGATGTTTCCTGTGGACAGCGCTTCAAAGGACTTTCATGGGCGCATGATCCGGCAGTTTGATGAGCTGGTGGCTCCCCATCAATTCCCCTGGAAGTTTCGGGATATCATGCCTAAGGTGATGACGGCAGGAGAGAGGGCAGGAATCCTCACCGGGGAAGGGGCAAGGCTTCTTGATCCCAGCGGTAATTTAAAGTCCGGCATTCCCCTTTGCCCGCCGGAAGGTGATGCAGGGACAGGGATGACTGCCACCAACAGTGTGGCAAAAAGGACCGGCAATGTATCCGCAGGGACCAGCGTGTTTGCCATGGTGGTGCTGGAACAGGAGCTTTCCAAAGTCTATCCGGAAATTGACATGGTCACCACTCCTGCCGGCGACATGGTTGCCATGGTCCACTGCAACAACTGCACCTCGGATTTAAACGCCTGGGTTTCCCTGTTTGAGGAATTTGCAGGGACGATGGGAATGAAAACTGACAAGAACACCCTGTTTTCCACCCTTTACCAAAAAGCCCTGGAAGGGGATAAGGATGGAGGAGGAATGCTTTCCTACGGATATTTATCGGGAGAGCATATCACTCATTTTGAAGAGGGCAGGCCTGTGTTCATCCGGACGCCGGAAAGCCGCTTTACTCTTTCCAACTTTATGAGAGTCCATCTTTATACGGCCCTGGGAGCTTTAAAAATGGGAATGGATATCCTGTTTGAAGAAGGGGTCCGGCTCAACGTGCTTTTAGGCCATGGAGGGCTTTTTAAGACAAGGGAAGTGGGGCAGCGGATCATGGCAGCGGCCGTTGGCGTTCCGGTTTCCGTTATGGAGACAGCCGGGGAAGGCGGAGCCTGGGGAGCCGCTCTTTTGGCTTCTTTCATGCTTCGGAAAGAGGAAGGGGAGACTTTGGATCATTATCTGGCGGAAAAAGTGTTTAAGACCAACGGAGGAACCAGGTTAGAGCCTGATCCTGAAGATGCGGCAGGCTTTCAGGTATTTATGGAACGATACAGAAACGGGCTTTCCATTGAGCGTGCTGCTGTGGACAGCTTAAAATAA
- a CDS encoding MFS transporter: MIEAVLFLKEKVSRTYFNGTTLTETDYSKGRKLFIAEGCCANGIVTLTTGAFLSGYANSLGATDSMNGIIGSIPVLLCTLQMFSSILLESLCRKKCLISSFSFIHRLLLASVFFVPLFISGPGLRLAAVIAIYGTAHCFGAFIGTGTGNWLLQLVPQHIRGNYLGKKDSFAFAFSTILSLIMGWVMDQFRSSSMEQTGFLVVGIVVFFVACTDFWCLSSISEPESIPHRQKLQDAVVKPLADKEYRKVMLTYMFWNLALQIAGPFFSVYMVTGLKLNYTYITFLGLISSTVRVLAAWLWGRLADATSWLLAARCSMGMLGLVHASWLFMTPETCYALQPVLQALSGAAWGGIAISVFNLQYHYAPAEKRVLYVSANSSYAGLCGFLSTLLGASLLKVFPSLEIGGFPITGMQLLFLLSGILILGCVFYMGRLRSVSI, from the coding sequence ATGATAGAAGCAGTATTATTTTTAAAAGAAAAGGTGTCCCGCACCTATTTTAACGGAACCACCCTGACAGAAACGGATTATTCCAAAGGCAGAAAGCTCTTCATTGCAGAAGGCTGCTGCGCCAACGGAATCGTCACCCTGACCACCGGAGCATTCCTTTCCGGATATGCCAATTCACTGGGCGCCACTGATTCCATGAACGGGATCATCGGTTCCATTCCGGTCCTTCTCTGCACCCTTCAGATGTTTTCCTCCATCCTTTTGGAAAGCCTCTGCCGAAAAAAATGCTTGATTTCCAGCTTTTCCTTTATCCACAGGCTTCTCCTGGCTTCGGTATTTTTTGTGCCCCTGTTTATAAGTGGTCCCGGACTCCGCCTGGCTGCCGTGATCGCCATTTATGGGACCGCCCACTGTTTCGGAGCCTTTATCGGAACCGGCACAGGCAACTGGCTCCTTCAGCTCGTCCCCCAGCACATAAGGGGAAATTATCTGGGAAAAAAAGATTCCTTTGCATTTGCATTTTCTACCATCCTAAGCCTGATCATGGGCTGGGTCATGGACCAGTTCCGCAGCTCTTCCATGGAGCAGACCGGCTTTCTGGTGGTGGGAATCGTTGTCTTTTTTGTGGCCTGTACGGACTTTTGGTGCCTCTCTTCCATCAGTGAACCGGAAAGCATTCCCCACCGCCAGAAGCTTCAGGACGCGGTGGTAAAGCCGCTGGCCGACAAGGAGTACCGGAAGGTCATGCTCACTTACATGTTCTGGAACTTAGCCCTTCAGATCGCCGGCCCCTTTTTCAGCGTATACATGGTCACAGGACTTAAGCTGAATTATACATACATCACCTTTTTAGGCCTTATTTCCTCAACCGTCAGGGTTTTGGCCGCCTGGCTCTGGGGACGGCTGGCAGACGCCACATCCTGGCTTTTGGCAGCCCGCTGCTCCATGGGAATGCTGGGCCTTGTTCATGCCAGCTGGCTTTTCATGACACCTGAAACCTGCTATGCCCTACAGCCTGTGCTCCAGGCATTATCCGGCGCCGCCTGGGGAGGTATTGCCATATCCGTCTTCAATCTCCAGTATCACTATGCCCCAGCGGAGAAGCGTGTGCTATATGTCAGCGCAAATTCCTCCTATGCAGGACTTTGCGGCTTTCTTTCCACCCTCCTTGGCGCCTCGCTTTTAAAGGTATTTCCTTCCCTGGAAATTGGCGGATTCCCCATAACCGGGATGCAGCTGCTCTTTCTTCTTTCCGGGATCCTGATCCTGGGATGCGTTTTTTACATGGGAAGGCTCCGCTCTGTTTCCATTTAA
- a CDS encoding S8 family peptidase, whose protein sequence is MLKVIDDNYYDLIVNNGTLSSYNEDDITLLNEFHSLIHVEKYEADSCSLEQGPYATLPKLFSLTSTISIEKSGMADVQRDPNFSLFGQGVIVGIVDTGIDYQHPSFINNDRTTRILSIWDQTVQEGSPPQGFTFGTEYSKNYINNALISRNPLSVVPSTDTNGHGTAIASIIAGNSNPELSFSGVVPNTELVIVKLKQAKQILKNIFFVPEDSLCFQESDIMLGLRYLMTISQRMNRPLVICIALGSSQGGHDGFGPISIYLDSIVRLPGIGISVAAGNEGNNSRHYFNNTVSEPFYNNFLLNVGNNDTRFSMEIWPYAPQRLSIEISSPDLEITQIVYPSSTECQRFTFNNSQSIVWVNNISFESGTGDPVILIRFENPIPGIWHFRVRNNENEPFSFHSWLPSGDLISNDTFFLEANPNTTITSPGNTMSILTVTAYNQLINNILIESGRGYTRGGLIKPDIAAPGYQLPCALPGNQYGMLTGTGAAAAHTAGAIAMILEWAYVKGNFTAITGTQINRVIIREAQHNIAYIYPNNIWGYGQLNIYNVLNLLSSII, encoded by the coding sequence TTGTTAAAAGTAATAGACGATAATTATTATGACTTAATTGTCAACAATGGTACTCTCTCATCCTATAATGAAGATGATATTACATTATTGAACGAATTTCATTCTTTGATACATGTGGAAAAATATGAAGCAGATTCTTGCAGTCTGGAACAGGGTCCTTATGCAACTCTTCCAAAATTGTTCTCACTTACATCAACCATTAGCATTGAAAAGTCTGGTATGGCAGATGTTCAAAGGGACCCCAATTTTAGTTTGTTCGGCCAAGGGGTTATTGTTGGTATTGTGGATACGGGCATTGATTATCAACACCCTTCATTCATTAACAATGACAGAACTACCCGCATCCTGTCCATATGGGATCAAACGGTACAAGAAGGCTCCCCTCCTCAGGGCTTTACGTTTGGAACGGAGTACAGCAAGAATTATATAAATAATGCTTTAATATCGAGAAATCCTTTATCCGTTGTCCCCTCAACAGATACTAATGGCCACGGGACGGCTATTGCCAGTATTATTGCCGGTAACTCCAATCCAGAGCTGTCTTTTTCCGGCGTTGTTCCAAATACAGAGCTGGTAATTGTAAAGTTGAAACAAGCAAAACAAATCCTAAAAAATATCTTCTTTGTTCCAGAAGATTCCCTGTGTTTTCAAGAATCAGATATCATGCTCGGACTACGTTACCTAATGACTATATCTCAAAGAATGAACCGCCCTCTCGTCATATGTATAGCTCTGGGGAGCAGTCAGGGAGGCCATGATGGTTTTGGCCCGATAAGTATTTATCTGGACAGTATTGTACGATTACCCGGCATAGGAATTTCTGTTGCCGCCGGAAATGAAGGTAATAATAGCAGACATTATTTTAACAATACCGTTTCTGAGCCTTTCTACAACAACTTCCTCTTAAATGTAGGAAATAATGATACTCGTTTTTCAATGGAGATCTGGCCATATGCCCCACAAAGACTTTCCATCGAAATTTCGTCCCCTGATCTTGAGATCACACAGATTGTTTATCCATCATCCACTGAATGTCAAAGATTTACTTTTAATAATAGCCAGAGTATAGTTTGGGTTAACAACATCTCTTTTGAGAGCGGTACCGGAGATCCAGTAATATTAATACGATTCGAAAATCCCATTCCCGGAATTTGGCATTTCCGTGTTCGAAACAATGAGAATGAGCCGTTTTCTTTTCATTCCTGGCTCCCTTCTGGAGATTTAATATCGAATGATACATTTTTCTTAGAGGCTAATCCAAATACTACAATAACTTCGCCTGGAAATACCATGAGTATATTAACTGTTACCGCTTATAATCAGCTTATAAATAATATTCTCATTGAATCTGGAAGGGGTTATACAAGAGGGGGGCTGATTAAACCCGATATCGCCGCTCCCGGATACCAACTTCCCTGTGCACTTCCTGGAAATCAATATGGAATGCTTACCGGAACAGGGGCCGCTGCTGCCCATACAGCCGGAGCCATTGCTATGATCTTAGAATGGGCTTATGTTAAAGGTAATTTTACCGCTATTACCGGTACTCAAATTAACCGGGTAATTATACGCGAGGCCCAACACAACATTGCATATATCTATCCAAATAATATATGGGGATATGGTCAATTAAATATATATAATGTATTAAATCTATTATCCAGTATTATATAA
- a CDS encoding helix-turn-helix transcriptional regulator, with protein sequence MEHHLHLKAVLPVRALNAGYLVTGGRGRHADRVMDSFEIIYVNSGTLGIAEEDITYNVEEGEALILFPGRHHWGTREFEEDLNFYWLHFHLEEEAVRIGRDIMSLPQLIRIRKPEQFEELFRRFIKRQNVCRDDRTILNLVLLELLCELSDSLSPMEVNGQKVLLANRAGQYIRNHFEEPLSSSILADKLDCSPDYLGRVYNAVYGKTLTEGIHEARLNKACRMLIETNLTGNEIAYQCGYQDVDYFRRIFKRYMGITPKEYRQTYRLVGR encoded by the coding sequence ATGGAACATCACTTACATCTAAAGGCTGTGCTTCCGGTGCGGGCGCTGAATGCAGGGTATCTGGTGACCGGCGGGCGGGGACGCCATGCGGACCGGGTCATGGATTCCTTTGAGATCATCTATGTAAATTCCGGTACTTTGGGGATTGCGGAAGAGGATATCACCTATAATGTGGAAGAAGGGGAAGCGCTGATCCTGTTTCCGGGAAGGCATCACTGGGGAACAAGAGAGTTTGAGGAGGATTTGAATTTTTACTGGCTCCATTTTCATCTGGAAGAGGAGGCGGTGAGAATCGGACGGGATATTATGTCCCTGCCCCAGCTCATCCGTATCAGAAAGCCGGAACAGTTTGAGGAGCTTTTCCGCCGGTTTATTAAAAGGCAGAATGTTTGCAGGGATGACCGGACCATTTTAAATCTGGTGCTTTTGGAGCTGCTGTGTGAGTTGAGCGATTCCCTTTCGCCCATGGAAGTGAATGGGCAGAAGGTGCTGTTGGCAAATCGGGCGGGGCAGTATATCCGGAATCATTTTGAGGAGCCGCTGTCCTCTTCCATATTGGCTGACAAGCTGGACTGCAGCCCGGATTACTTAGGACGTGTATATAATGCGGTGTACGGGAAGACCTTGACAGAGGGGATTCATGAAGCCAGGCTTAATAAGGCGTGCAGGATGCTCATTGAGACGAATTTGACGGGAAATGAGATCGCCTATCAATGCGGTTATCAGGATGTGGATTATTTCAGAAGGATTTTTAAACGGTATATGGGAATTACACCCAAGGAATACCGCCAGACTTACCGGTTGGTAGGGAGATAG
- the araA gene encoding L-arabinose isomerase yields MIRKEYKFWFATGSQDLYGEECLRNVADHSRIIADRLNASGLLPYEVVLKPVLIDNTSIRRLFHEANTDESCAGVITWMHTFSPAKSWILGLQEYRKPLLHLHTQFNREIPYDTIDMDFMNENQSAHGDREFGHMVTRMGIPRKVIAGHWDDQSVQSRIGSWMRTAVGIMESSHIRVVRVADNMRNVAVTEGDKVEAQMKFGWEIDAYPVNEITDYVKDVAAGDISSLVEEYYSRYEILTEGMDQEEFKAHVAVQAQIELGFERFLKDKDYQAIVTHFGDLGTLKQLPGLAIQRLMEKGYGFGAEGDWKTAAMVRLMKLMTQGTKEAKGTSFMEDYTYNLVPGKEGILQAHMLEVCPTIADGKIGIRVNPLSMGEREAPARLVFTAKEGKGVATSLIDLGTRFRLIINTVNCKKTERPMPKLPVATAFWTPEPNLTTGAESWILAGGAHHTAFSYDLTAEQMGDWAEAMGIEAVFIDEKTTIRDLKNELRWNLAAFR; encoded by the coding sequence ATGATAAGAAAAGAATATAAATTTTGGTTTGCAACAGGGTCTCAGGATCTTTACGGTGAGGAATGCTTACGAAATGTGGCGGACCATTCCAGGATCATTGCTGATAGACTGAACGCTTCCGGGCTTCTTCCTTATGAGGTGGTTTTAAAGCCGGTGCTGATCGATAACACCTCCATACGCAGATTGTTCCATGAGGCAAATACTGATGAATCCTGCGCAGGAGTGATCACCTGGATGCACACCTTTTCTCCTGCAAAGTCCTGGATTTTAGGACTTCAGGAATACAGGAAGCCGCTGCTTCACTTGCACACACAGTTTAACAGGGAGATCCCTTATGATACCATTGATATGGATTTCATGAATGAGAACCAGTCCGCTCACGGGGACCGGGAATTCGGACATATGGTCACCAGAATGGGAATTCCCAGAAAGGTGATCGCAGGCCACTGGGATGACCAGAGCGTCCAGAGCCGGATAGGTTCCTGGATGAGGACTGCAGTTGGGATCATGGAAAGCAGCCACATCCGGGTGGTCCGGGTTGCAGACAACATGAGAAATGTAGCTGTCACCGAAGGAGACAAAGTAGAGGCCCAGATGAAATTCGGCTGGGAGATCGACGCCTATCCTGTCAATGAGATCACAGACTATGTAAAGGACGTGGCAGCAGGCGATATTTCTTCTCTTGTGGAGGAGTATTACAGCAGATACGAGATTTTGACGGAAGGCATGGACCAGGAGGAGTTTAAGGCGCATGTGGCTGTCCAGGCACAGATTGAACTGGGGTTTGAACGGTTTTTAAAGGATAAGGATTATCAGGCCATTGTAACCCATTTCGGGGATTTAGGCACCTTAAAGCAGCTTCCCGGCCTGGCCATCCAGCGCCTCATGGAAAAGGGCTATGGCTTCGGAGCGGAAGGAGACTGGAAGACAGCCGCCATGGTGCGCCTGATGAAGCTCATGACCCAGGGGACAAAGGAGGCAAAGGGTACCTCCTTTATGGAAGATTACACCTACAATCTGGTTCCGGGAAAGGAAGGGATCCTTCAGGCTCACATGCTGGAGGTTTGCCCCACCATTGCCGACGGAAAAATCGGGATCAGGGTGAACCCGCTGTCAATGGGAGAGAGGGAAGCGCCCGCCCGCCTTGTATTTACGGCAAAGGAGGGGAAGGGAGTTGCCACCTCTCTGATTGATTTAGGAACCCGATTCCGCTTGATCATCAATACGGTAAACTGCAAAAAGACAGAAAGGCCCATGCCAAAGCTTCCGGTCGCCACAGCGTTCTGGACGCCTGAGCCAAACCTTACCACAGGAGCGGAAAGCTGGATTTTAGCAGGCGGCGCCCATCATACGGCCTTTTCCTATGACTTAACGGCAGAGCAGATGGGAGACTGGGCGGAGGCCATGGGAATCGAAGCTGTTTTCATTGATGAAAAAACTACCATCAGGGATTTAAAAAATGAACTGAGATGGAATTTAGCAGCGTTTCGTTAA
- a CDS encoding AraC family transcriptional regulator has protein sequence MYTNTGYMNETDEELEDTTLPLKANSCGVYRLITRPIMSTIRPSGRPDYQILYIASGKAWFFFQKEALQIPAGNMVLYKPHAPQQYAYYLKDKPEVYWLHFTGREAAHFTKEAGFENNNILYTGVSSKYQELFLSIIRELQFPRPCYEDLTSLYLKQLFLLLKRQKEEGGSPKTDIQKQMEKAVRYFQENFSAEIEIDHYAKKLHMSTCWFIRSFKQYTGMPPRKYLTSIRIKKAQELLESTDYCIGEIGSIVGYDNPLYFSRIFKNQTGIPPAEYRKAAR, from the coding sequence ATGTACACCAACACCGGCTACATGAACGAAACCGACGAAGAACTGGAAGACACCACTCTCCCGCTCAAAGCAAACAGCTGCGGCGTCTACCGCCTGATCACCCGCCCGATCATGTCCACCATACGCCCCTCAGGCCGCCCTGATTACCAGATTTTATACATTGCGTCAGGAAAAGCCTGGTTTTTCTTCCAAAAAGAAGCCCTACAAATCCCCGCCGGAAATATGGTTCTCTACAAACCTCATGCCCCCCAGCAATATGCCTACTACCTAAAAGACAAACCAGAAGTATACTGGCTTCATTTCACAGGCAGGGAAGCCGCCCATTTTACCAAAGAAGCAGGCTTTGAAAACAATAACATTTTATACACCGGCGTATCCTCCAAATACCAGGAACTGTTCCTCTCCATCATCCGGGAACTCCAGTTCCCCCGCCCCTGCTACGAGGACCTGACCTCTCTTTACCTAAAACAGCTCTTCCTCCTTTTAAAACGTCAAAAAGAAGAAGGCGGTTCCCCAAAAACGGACATCCAAAAACAAATGGAAAAAGCAGTCCGCTACTTTCAAGAAAACTTTTCCGCTGAAATCGAAATCGACCATTACGCAAAAAAACTCCACATGAGCACCTGCTGGTTCATCCGAAGCTTCAAACAATATACCGGTATGCCTCCCCGCAAATACTTAACCTCCATCCGGATAAAAAAGGCCCAGGAACTTCTGGAGAGCACCGACTATTGCATTGGAGAAATCGGCAGCATCGTCGGCTACGACAACCCCCTGTATTTCAGCCGTATCTTCAAAAACCAAACCGGCATTCCCCCTGCAGAATACAGAAAAGCGGCAAGGTGA